In Haliscomenobacter hydrossis DSM 1100, the DNA window GCTGGGATCCACGTTAAAGGTTTTGGCTTCACCGGGGTTCAAGATCAATTTTAAGGTTTGTTTGCGGTTGTTGACATCCAAAGTCCAATCATTCAGGTCAGCCAGAACAGCATTGGGATTCAACAAAGTAATGTTTTCTTTTCCCGAATCAAAACCAACTGGGTTGACCAACGCCGATACGATACGAATGGCTTTTTGAGGTTCTGGTGGAGTTGGAGGTACATTACCAATGGCCATTTTAACCGCTGCCTGCGCATCCGCCTTCCCGTGCCCAAACCAGGGACTCCAGGTTCCATCCGCGCTGTTGATGTTTTTGAACTCCCCCTTGTCAAAAGGCGCCACTGGCGATACGTCCCAGGTCGGATTAGGATCATAACTAGCCGGAGGCGTACGTGGATAATCCGTCAGGTTCAAATCTTTTGAAGCCGATTTTTTCAAAATTGAAATGACTTCCGCCCCACTGAGATCTGGTTTAGCAGAAACGATCAAAGCAACAATCCCTGCAGTGAGCGGCGTAGCGCTAGAAGTACCACCAAATGAATTGGTGAACCCTGTACTTTCGCCGGAGGAGGTTGAAATCCCCAAACCACGCAGTCGAATGCGGGAATAGGAGTGCACATTATTGGAAGACGCGGTAATTTCGATGCCCGTGCCATAATTGGAATAATGACTGCGCTGTGCGGTGCTGGCCAGGGCAGCAACATGTAATACGCCGGGAATCCCCACCAGATTGTTCTGGAAACTGCGCGAAGTTTCCACTCCTACCCATCGCCATTGGTTGTTGGCAAAAGACCAACCATCGGTATACGGCACTTCTACATTCGCTTCGTGATTGATCGGGCAGTTTTCATTGCCTGCTGCCCACAGGAATACAATCCCTTTACCCCGACGGCCACCCGTTTTGGCTAAATCGCGCAGGCGATTGACCACCAAAGTTTGCCAGATGCTGGTGGGGGTTCCTCCCCAGGAGTTGGATACTACGTCTACCTTATCCGCCATGTAAGTCAAGGCCGTCAATAACTTGGAGTCACTGATGAGCAGGTAAGGGCCATCGCTTTGCCATTGCACGGGTAACAACTTGCAGCCCGGTGCCGCACCTACCACCAGTTGCCCATTGGCATTTCCAGCAGCTACTCCGGCACAAGCGGTACCGTGATCGGAGCCCTTAATGTACATTTCAGCAGCCACAGCATCAATATCCGTATTTTTGACCAGGCGACTCCCCCGGAAATACCCCCAACCCTTGAATTTATCCCCCGAAAAATCAGGGTGGTCCACCTTGCAACCATCGTCGGTAATGCCGATGACCACCTCTGGACTGCCAAAATTGTCGAGCAGTTTCCAGGCTTCTTCACAGTTGGAACTGGATCTGGGGTCAAAGTCTGCATTCGTAAACCGGGTTTGCAGGTGCCATTGTCGGGCATATATGGGATCGGTAGGCAGGGCAATCGCGTAACGTTTTACCCGGTAGTTGGTGTCGTTTTCGGCGAAGGCAATGCCTGGCTCTTCTTCGGTCAATTTCACCACCAACTTGATCGGGTTCATGCCCGTATGCTCGGTGAGTTGGAAAAGGAAATCCTGGGGAGAATATTCCTCCAACAGCACCAGTCCGTATTTGCCCATAAATGCGGCCAAATCTTCGGAAGAAATGGCGGCTTTGAAGCTGATGGTGACCCGGTCAGTGATCAGGAATTCATCTCCGGTCTCGGCCAAATAGTAGGCGTGGTGGGTGGGGGCGGTTTCCCGGCTTCTGGCCATGTCGGCCTCTAGTCCTTCCGGGGTAGTTTTGACTTTGGACGAAACAGAAGAGGTTTTTTCAACCTGTGTGATGCCGCGGGCAATGAGTTCTTCTGGAGTTTCCCGGGTGACAAATTCGTCGCCAGATTTGTTGAGCAGGAGCTTTTTGCCGTTTCGGTAGGTGTAGGTTTGCATAAGATACTTGGGTTTTGGTTGTTGTGTAAAAATAAGGGGTTTTGTTATAAATGGTGTTGAGGATATAACGAGAGTGGGGGGATTTAATATTGTTGGGGGATGTGGTCCAATAACCAAAATATTAAAAAAAAGCAGGGCAAATGAAATCATCATTTGCCCTGTTGTTATATTGCTATTTTTGCTTAAGCATTGGCAAGTATCTCCTCGTCCGTAATGGGTCGAAAGGAAAATTTATACCCTTCATAAATGGCAATGCCGTAGAATAAAAGATCGATGACTCCAAAAGATTTTGCCATCAGTCCTGACACGGAATCAACCGTATTGATCAACTCATATGCAGCAAAAAAATCGACATGGGAAGCTTTGGCAACATAAAGGATCACACCAAGGTAGTTTCCGAAAAAACAGCCTACCAGGGATAAAACAGCGCCCAGATAGCCATATACGGGATCGATTCCCTTGCCAGCATAACGAATAGCCATTCCTACCAAGAAGCCGACACCGAGCGCCATGTAGCCAATTTGATAGCCCGTCAATGAGGTGATCAAGCCCCATAGCGCAGCCCCAATTATGGCAGCTACCGCACCGGCCAAGATGGCCCTGTTAAAGTCTTGTTCTGTTCGTAAACTTTCCTTGTACGCGTCTAATTTGTTTTGATCGATTGGAGCATCAGGGTCTAAAGTGGGGTTGTTGTTTTGATTTTCCATGTTGAGGTTTGTGTTAAAAAGGGTTTATAAATGTTTTTCCAGGTGATAACTTGGGATGAGGAAAAATAGTTCCTTTTGTATCAACAGTGGTTCACTATTTTATTTAAAGGAGGTAATGATCCCCGCCAAAGAAAAACCTACCCCCGCACCGAGGATCGCCGTCAACCATTGTTTTTTTACTTTTCCTTTGTTGCATTCTTTGGCGATGACCAGTGCCTGGTTGAGCTGTTGATTGAGTTGAGTATTGACTTCAGTAAGGTCTTTATTCAATTGTATAAAATTTGCTACTCGCCCTTCCTGAAGTTGGATGACTTGCTTTAGTTCCGCTATTTTCATTTGTTGAATGGAATCAAGGGTATTTTGATGATGGTCCAACTGGCGATAATCATCCAGTTGGGATTCGTATTGCAAAATCAAGTCAAAAAATGGATCGAGTACCGGTTTTTTGATGGTACTCACGGGGTAGTTTTCCGGACGCAATATTTTGATCAACTTAATGAGTGCAACCGAGTCTTTTATCTCCAAATAACGAATGGTATCTCTGTTGCTGGCACTCAAATTTATGGGAACCTTGCGCTGAAAGACGCCGTCATCAATGCGTTGAGCCTGAAGTATGGTGTGATCCAGCATAACCAAACACAACAACATGAAATAAAGCTTAATTACATTTAGGGTTTGAGTTTTCATCTTTGTCAAATTATCGATGTTGAGAAGTCTGTTGAATTGGATAAAA includes these proteins:
- a CDS encoding S8 family serine peptidase, which gives rise to MQTYTYRNGKKLLLNKSGDEFVTRETPEELIARGITQVEKTSSVSSKVKTTPEGLEADMARSRETAPTHHAYYLAETGDEFLITDRVTISFKAAISSEDLAAFMGKYGLVLLEEYSPQDFLFQLTEHTGMNPIKLVVKLTEEEPGIAFAENDTNYRVKRYAIALPTDPIYARQWHLQTRFTNADFDPRSSSNCEEAWKLLDNFGSPEVVIGITDDGCKVDHPDFSGDKFKGWGYFRGSRLVKNTDIDAVAAEMYIKGSDHGTACAGVAAGNANGQLVVGAAPGCKLLPVQWQSDGPYLLISDSKLLTALTYMADKVDVVSNSWGGTPTSIWQTLVVNRLRDLAKTGGRRGKGIVFLWAAGNENCPINHEANVEVPYTDGWSFANNQWRWVGVETSRSFQNNLVGIPGVLHVAALASTAQRSHYSNYGTGIEITASSNNVHSYSRIRLRGLGISTSSGESTGFTNSFGGTSSATPLTAGIVALIVSAKPDLSGAEVISILKKSASKDLNLTDYPRTPPASYDPNPTWDVSPVAPFDKGEFKNINSADGTWSPWFGHGKADAQAAVKMAIGNVPPTPPEPQKAIRIVSALVNPVGFDSGKENITLLNPNAVLADLNDWTLDVNNRKQTLKLILNPGEAKTFNVDPSKVVLTNTGGTIKLIDKDQKLVAQVKYLKKEVKNGIVVEF